Genomic DNA from Acuticoccus sp. MNP-M23:
TGCGCACTTGAATGCAGGATACGAGTGCGATAGCCAACATTCCATCAAACAATCTTACGAGGATTCCCGATGTCGCGCGCAAAAATTGCACTGATCGGCGCCGGACAGATCGGCGGAACGCTTGCTCACCTTGCTGGCCTGAAAGAGCTTGGTGACATCGTCCTGTTCGACATTGCTGAGGGCACCCCCCAGGGGAAGGCGCTCGACATCATGCAGTCGTCCCCGGTGGACGGGTTCGATTCCGCCATTTCCGGCACCAACGATTATGCCGATATTGCCGGGTCCGACGTGATCATCGTCACCGCCGGCGTGCCGCGCAAACCCGGCATGAGCCGCGACGACCTTCTGGGCATCAACCTCAAGGTCATGAAAGCGGTGGGCGAGGGCATCAAGACCCATGCGCCGAACGCGTTCGTCATCTGCATCACCAACCCGCTGGACGCGATGGTGTGGGCGCTGCAGAAATTCTCCGGCCTGCCGGAGAACATGGTTGTCGGCATGGCCGGCGTGCTCGACTCGGCCCGCTTCCGCACCTTCCTCGCCGAAGAATTCTCCGTCTCGGTCGAGGACGTCAGCGCATTCGTTCTGGGCGGCCACGGCGACACGATGGTGCCGCTGGCACGCTACTCCACCATTGGCGGCATTCCGCTGCCGGATCTGGTGGAAATGGGCTGGACCACGCAGGAAAAGCTCGACTCCATCATCCAGCGCACGCGCGACGGTGGCGCAGAGGTCGTCGGCCTCCTGAAAACGGGTTCCGCCTTCTACGCCCCCGCTGCATCCGCCATCCAGATGGCCGAGTCCTACCTGCGCGACAAGAAGCGCGTTCTGCCCGCGGCCGCCTTCCTCTCCGGCCAGTACGGCGTTGACGGCATGTATGTGGGCGTCCCGGTGGTGATCGGCTCCGGCGGCGTGGAGCGGGTTGTCGAAATCAAGCTCGAAGGCAGCGAGAAGGACGGCTTCGACGCGTCGGTCGGCTCGGTGAAATCGCTGGTCGAGGCCTGCCGCGGGATCGACAGCAGCCTTGGTTAGAGCGATCGCGCTGGCGGTGATGCTGGTTTGGTCCAGCGTCGCCGCCGCAGATGAAAAACCGCGCTGGTTTGCCGATGTCGGGACCGTTGGCGCTTTTGCCAAGTGGGGCATTCCCGAGACCGACGCCGTCGGTTTCGAGGTTGTCTGCGTGGAAAATGAGCGGGTGAGGATTCGCCCCGCTTTGTTTGCCGTGGAAGAGCCCGCCGCCATGCCTGACATCCGTTTTCAGGTGGACGGCGAACCGTACCTTCGCAGCGCCCGGCTGGATTTTTCGGAGCGCGACGGTGCGTGGCAAGCCTCGTCCGTCCTGTCGAAAAACGATGCGCTGGTGGACGCGATGCGCCGCGGCAGCAAGCTGACTTACGATTTCAGCCCGCCGCTGCGCCAGGGCGACGCCTTCACCATAAGCCTCTCCGGCTCCGCCAAGGCCATCGACGCGGCGCTGGACGGGTGCTGAGCACCTCGCGCACCCTCTGCGTCCCGGCCCCGGCCTTGGCCGAGGCCCGTTTCCATGGCGCGGCGTCCTAGGCCGCGATGCACCGAGAGGCCAGCGCCTCCGCCACTTTCGGCACGCCGGCTGGTGCGAGGCTTGTGAAGCCGATCGGCCCTGAGGGCGATTGGGCGATGGCATCGCGCGAAACTTCTGCTAATTCCTGCCCATACACCGCTGATCAGGCTGCCCCGAGGAGCACACTTCAATGAACATCCACGAATATCAGGCCAAAGAGCTCCTCAAGACGTTCGGGGCACCGGTCGCCGAAGGCGTCGCGATCACCGACGCGTCGCAGGCGGCCGAAGCTGCCGGCAAGCTCCCCGGACCGCTGTACGTGGTGAAGAGCCAGATCCACGCCGGCGGGCGCGGCAAGGGCAAGTTCAAGGAGCTGGGGCCTGACGCCAAGGGCGGCGTCCGCCTCGCCAAGACCGTCGAGGAAGCCGCAGCGCACGCCGCGGAAATGCTGGGCAACACGCTGGTCACCAAGCAGACCGGCCCGGCAGGCAAGGTCGTCAACCGCCTCTACATCGAAGACGGCGCCGACATTTCGCGCGAGCTGTACCTCTCGATGCTGGTCGACCGCACCGTCGGGCAGGTGGCGTTCGTCGTCTCCACCGAAGGCGGCATGGACATCGAGGCCGTGGCCGAGGAAACGCCGGAGCGGATCCACACCATCGCCGTCGACCCCGCCGCCGGTGTCACCGATGCGGACATTGCGAAAATCGTCGAGGCGCTGAAGCTGGAAGAGCCGGCCAAGGGCGAAATGGGCACGCTCGCCCGCCAGCTTTACCAGGCGTTCACCGAGAAGGACATGAGCCTCCTCGAGATCAACCCGCTGATCGTGATGGAGAGCGGCCACATCCGCGTCCTCGACGCCAAGGTCTCGTTCGACGGCAACGCCATCTTCCGCCACGAGGACATTGCGGCGCTGCGCGACACCACCGAGGAAGACGCCAAGGAAATCGAGGCCTCCAAGTACGACCTCGCCTACGTTGCGCTGGATGGTGACATCGGCTGCATGGTCAACGGCGCAGGCCTGGCGATGGCGACCATGGACATCATCAAGCTCTACGGCTCCGAGCCCGCCAACTTCCTCGACGTCGGCGGCGGCGCCACCACCGAGAAGGTGACCGCGGCGTTCAAGATCATCACCGCCGACCCCAACGTGAAGGGCATCCTCGTCAACATCTTCGGCGGCATCATGCGCTGCGATGTGATTGCCGAGGGCGTGGTCACCGCCGTCAAGGAAGTGGGGCTGAAGGTGCCGCTGGTGGTCCGCCTCGAAGGCACCAATGTGGAGCAGGGCAAGGCAATCCTCTCCGAGTCCGGCCTCGACGTGCAGTCCGCCGATGACCTCGACGATGCCGCCCAGAAGATCGTGAAAGCCGTCAAGGGCTGACGGTGGGCGCGGCAGACAAAACTGATCTGCCGCGCATTCCCGCCCGGCCGGCCAAGGCGGCCGGGTGTGCGCGCCTTGCGGGTCTTCGACCATGATCGGGTCGTGCACCGCGCGCGTTCCGGCAGCGTTCGGCGAACTTTCGATGCTGCTGAGCCCCGGCGAGCTTGTCGCCTTCTCGCTTCTTTCGGCGGCGGTTGCGTCGGGTGTGTTTTACGCACTTCGTGCCGCGCGTTGGCGCGTCGCGTCCCGCGCGTGGGCGATCTTTGTCGCCGCGCTGTTCGT
This window encodes:
- the sucC gene encoding ADP-forming succinate--CoA ligase subunit beta; this encodes MNIHEYQAKELLKTFGAPVAEGVAITDASQAAEAAGKLPGPLYVVKSQIHAGGRGKGKFKELGPDAKGGVRLAKTVEEAAAHAAEMLGNTLVTKQTGPAGKVVNRLYIEDGADISRELYLSMLVDRTVGQVAFVVSTEGGMDIEAVAEETPERIHTIAVDPAAGVTDADIAKIVEALKLEEPAKGEMGTLARQLYQAFTEKDMSLLEINPLIVMESGHIRVLDAKVSFDGNAIFRHEDIAALRDTTEEDAKEIEASKYDLAYVALDGDIGCMVNGAGLAMATMDIIKLYGSEPANFLDVGGGATTEKVTAAFKIITADPNVKGILVNIFGGIMRCDVIAEGVVTAVKEVGLKVPLVVRLEGTNVEQGKAILSESGLDVQSADDLDDAAQKIVKAVKG
- the mdh gene encoding malate dehydrogenase — encoded protein: MSRAKIALIGAGQIGGTLAHLAGLKELGDIVLFDIAEGTPQGKALDIMQSSPVDGFDSAISGTNDYADIAGSDVIIVTAGVPRKPGMSRDDLLGINLKVMKAVGEGIKTHAPNAFVICITNPLDAMVWALQKFSGLPENMVVGMAGVLDSARFRTFLAEEFSVSVEDVSAFVLGGHGDTMVPLARYSTIGGIPLPDLVEMGWTTQEKLDSIIQRTRDGGAEVVGLLKTGSAFYAPAASAIQMAESYLRDKKRVLPAAAFLSGQYGVDGMYVGVPVVIGSGGVERVVEIKLEGSEKDGFDASVGSVKSLVEACRGIDSSLG